The Moorena producens PAL-8-15-08-1 genomic interval CTACTAGAGGTGCTTTTGAATAAAACAGGTAAGCAAAAGTTTAATCTTTTTTGCATCACAGCGTCGAAATCTGTGTCACCACTAGAAGCCTGTGCCACAAAGCACCTAAAATACCGTGGTCATAGGCTAAGGACGTTTATCCAGACTTTCAATTCTCATCATTAATCTATCAATATTATTAAATTATCCCTTTTGCCCATTGCCCACCCTACGGGAACGGCGCACGCTATCGAGACTCGGGAATATTAGACTCAGATTAAAGTGAACAAGCAGCCCACCCCTTGAGCCTAAGCGGAAGGGGTGGGCTGCTTGTTCACTTTAATTACAACAGTAAAGCTACCTGTTGACTATCCTAGACGTAGAAGGAGAAGTTAGTATCTTCGAACGTATCCATAAGGACAATATCCTCACGGACAATATTACCATTCAGTGGGTTTTCGTCGATCATCCAGATGGCAGTCTCTCCATCTCCGGAAAGGAAGTAGAAATCATTAAAACCATCTCCGTAAGTGTCATAGGCACCACGGAATTCCCAAGGACCGTCTCCTTGATCGAACTTTAGCTCCACTTCCTTCTGGAAAACAGTACCCTCAAGCTCCCAGTAGGCAAACGTTTTATCCTGCTTATGTTGCCAAATAGCATCTGCGTCACCATCGTTATCCATGTCTCCAGCCGCAACTAACTTCCAGGGCTTGTTAGGTGCTTCTATCATTTTTTCACCATTGGTTTTGGTAATATTTTTAGCATTCTGAAGCCCGTTTTCATCTATCTCCCAAACACCAATGTCTCCTGTGGATGTGTTGTACCAGAAAATTTCTTCTGCACCATCACGGTTAACATCTCCGGTGCCACGGATTTCCCAATCTAATTTTGGGCCACCTGGTAGTGAGTCAATAATTATTTCCTTCTCGAACTCAGAGCCTTTCATCTTCCAAACCGAAACAGCACCGGTTACGTTATCACGCCACAGAGGACTCCTGTTACCATCGCCTAAATCTATAACACCATAGGCTTCCAATCCAGCGTTGTCTGGTACCAACTTCTGCGGACTATCTTTAATGAAGTGTTGATCTTTCATTAATTTGGTCTGCTCATCCTCAGTGTATTGCTCAGTTAGAGTCCAAAACTCAACTGTTTGATTTTCTGCACTTTCAGGATTATGCCAGAACAGATCCACACTGGGGGCTCGGGTAAATTCAATCTCATCAATTCGCCCTAGCTCGAAAGTTCTTACATCCTCCTCCTTCGGGGGAAATTGACCATTGCTATGTGCCAGTGCCGAAATTTCGATTTGATCCCCTGGAGCAAGGTCTATGTTCTTAAAAATGGGATTTGGATTATCCTCATTACTTAAAGTGTCAGCTGAATTGTCACCCTCCAGAGGGACATAAGTCTTTGCCTCAGCTGTTGGCCGTTCTGTATTATTACCAATTAAGTTTAGATCATAAACATAGGTACCAACTTCCTGTCCGTTGACTTTAAATGTCAGTTTAGATTCCCCATCCGCTTCGTCAAAGTAGGCAATACCAATATCATACTTACCAGGCAGTCCATACTCTTTTTTCCAATCAAAGGTAAGCACACCTTCTGGAGGATCCTCCGTTCCATTAATAACGTCGTCAATGTTGTTAATGCCACTAATGTCTATTTTGACACCTTGTTTTTTGACAACTTCACCGTTTATAATAACATCAACACCTCCTGTTTGATTCTCAAAAATATATCTTTTTTGATCTTTATTTGGATCGTTTAAATTTTCTTGTAAAATGTCTTCTGCTTGAATAATCTTACCCATAAGATAGTGCTCTCCCAAAAGTTATCTGTGTTTACAGTGGTTGGCTTTTCTTTTCCGTGCTGATGCACCAAAAAATTTCTAATGACTCCATCCCAATTCAGTCCCAACTTAGTAAGTTACGGGATGTGTAACTTACAACACTGGCATTACTTAAAGTCCCTGCCATGAGATGGAATAAGAGTCTGTGAACTTTGTCTGTGAACTTTTGGGGAAAATTTAATCATGCTTATCGATGTATATAGAGTAAAGTACCTTTCTAGATACGTACTTCTAGATATATCGATAAGGGTAAAACACCCCTTTTAATAGTTCAAAGATGCCCTGCTCAAACTTATCCAGTTTCACTGGATAAATTTTTTGAAGCCTTTTCTAGAGTTTGACTTGCTAACGATACCCTGATCAAATTTCATCCCTAAATGACCTAGTCAAAAAACTAGTTTGGTTCTAGGCTTCCTATTTTTTTTTTGCGTTTTGACTTAAAAAAAAATCCTACCATTAGTATAAATGACATAAAAATCCGTAGATGTCACTATCAAATTAGCGCTTTTCATCAAAATTTCATAAAAGTTCATGGAATTTTTACTGAGTTGGTACTGAGAAAAAAACTCATTATTCTATAACATCAAGTCACCTAATAATATAGGCTAAATGCTTACGTTAGGGGTTATACCAAATCCAGGTTAAATAATTCTCTTTTTCATTAAGTCCCTATTTCATTAAGTCATTGAGGTGTCGATCCAAGTTGGGAGCATATCAGTTTTGTTAATCCCTGATTCAGATCCCCCGTTTCCCTTAGTAAGGGGGACTTTTGAATTTAATTCCCCCCTTGTTTAAGGGGGGTTAGGGGGGATCTATATACATAATTACAAAGGTGACATGCTCCCATCCAAGTTTTGCCCCATTCAATTTACTGTGGGGCAAAAAGCTCACGGGGTGACAACAAAGCTCAAACCTAGGCAGGGATTAGGTATTAGGGATTAGGGATTAGGTATTAGGGATTAGGGATTAGGTATTAGGTATTAGGGATTAGGTATTAGGTATTAGGGATTAGGTATTAGGTATTAGGTATTGGGGAAATTACAGCGACTCGTCTTGTTGTATTTGCCAGCAGTTGAAGCAATTTTCCCCAATCCAACTTCATAGATAGTTTTAATCAATCCATACCCCCTTGACAATGTTCCCTAACCCCTAACCCCTAACCCCTGTAGGACTTTCAATTCGCTGGTCACCCCGTGAAGGCAAAAAGGCTTAACAGAAGGGTAAATGCCTTGGAGATCTGGTTTCTGAGAATTAGATGAGAATGTCGCTGACACTCGGAAAGATTAGACTTAGATTTAAGTTAAAAAACAGCCCACCCCTTGAACTTAAGCAGAAGGGGTGGGTTTTTCTTGACGTTAATGACAACAGTAAAGCTAGGTGCTGACTATCCTAGACGTAGAAGGAGAAGTTGATATCCTCAACCCTATCGATCTCGACAATCTGACCCAGTGAGTTATTCTCGATCATCCACATGCCATTCTGTCCAGTGATGGAATTACGGAAGAAGAAATCATCAATACCATCGTTGTTAGCGTCATAGGCACCACGGAATTCCCAAGGACCGTCTGCTGCTTCGGACTCGATCAGCACTGCATTTTGGAAAACAGTACCATCCAGGTTCCAGTAGGCAAACTGTCGAGTATTCATATTTTCCCAGATAGCATCGGCGTCACCATCGCCATCCATGTCTCCAGCCGCAAGTAACTGCCAGTCATTGTCAGGTGATATAATCATCTTCTCATTACTGCTATCCGTAATAAAGGTAGCATTCCCAAACCCGGTTTCATCTATCTCCGAAACAGCAATGTCTCCAGTAGATGTGTTGTACCAGAAGATTTCTTCTCCACCACCACTGTTAACATCTCCGGTGCCACGGATTTCCCAGTCGAGGTTTGAACCTGGGCCATCTGCTGGTGGGTCAATAGTTATTGCCTCCTGGAACTCGGAGCCTTTCATCTTCCAAACGACAACAGCGCCGGTTTCAGTATTACGCCACAGAGGACTCCTGTTACCATCACCTAAATCCACAACACCACGGGGGTTCAATGGACTGTCCTCTGGCACCAATACGTTCTCACCACTTTGATCTTTAATGAATGCTGCCGTCTCGAGCGTAGTGCCTTCGTCATTTAGAGTCCACACAGCAACTTGTCCACTGACAGGATTACGCCAGAACAGATCCAAACTGGGGAGAATCTCTTGAGCTGGAGTAATTTCAATGGCATCAAGTCGCCCTAGCTCGAAATTAGCATCATTATTAAGGCTATCTGCCAGTACCGAGATTTCTATTTCATCCCCTGGAGCAAGGTCTACGTCCTTAAAAATGGCATTTGGATTAGCCTCAGCAGTTAGAGGGCGAGGGCCACGTGGATTGCCACCGCTCAGAGGGACATAATTCTGAGGAAAAGCGGTAATCCCAGGTAAGTTTAGATTATAAACATATGTACCAACTTGCTGTCCGTTGACGCTAAATTTCAGTTCAGATTCCCCATCCTCTTCGTCAAAGTAGGCAATACTAATATCGTACTTACCAGCAGCTCCATCATCTGCTGTCCATTGAAATCTAAGTATACCGGGTTCTTCAAGGGGGTTATTAAAGCTTGATATCTGGACGGCTCGACGCCCTGAAGCAACGGTATCAATACCGTTTGCACTGGTTGTCTCGTAGTTTATTCGCGTTACGCGATCGCTTTCTGCTTCAATCAGAACCATAAGATCGTTTTTTCCCAAAAGTTATTTGTGTTTATGGTTGGCTTTTATTTTCTGTCCTGATGCACCAAAAAATTTCTAATTACTCTATCCGAACTTAGTAAGTCACAGGATGTGTAACGGGTGCATCTCATTTTTGGAGTTTGACCTGGTGGTGCGTTACGGGCAACAACCTAACACTTGCTACAGCTTGCGTCTTGGTGAGCTCGCCCCTAACGCACCCTACCGCACTTTTTTACAAATATGAGATGCACCCATGTGTAACTTACAAAAGCGATGCAGCCAGGGAACAGGGGAGGCAGCGCCGACCTGTGGGGGTTACCCCCACTCGCGCTTTGCATCAAGACACTGGCATTACTCAACGTCCCGACCATGAGATGAGATCAGAGTCTGTGAACTTTGTCTATGAACTTTTGGGGCAAATTTAATCATGCTTATCGATGTATCTAGAGTACAGTACCTTTCTAGATACATGTTTCTAGATACATCGATAAGGCGAAAACACCCTCTTTAATAGTTCAAAGATGCCCTGTTCAAATTTATCCAGTAAAACTAGATAAATGTTTTGAAGCCTTTTCTAGAGTTTGACTGGCTAACGATTCCCTGATCACATCCCACCCCTAACAGATGACGTAGTCAAAACACTAGTTTGGTTCTAGGCTTCCTATTTTTTTTTGGCGTTTTGACTTAAAAAAAAATCCTACCATTAGTATAAATGACATAAAAATCCGTAAATGTCACTATCAAAATAGGGATTTTCATGGAAATTTCATAAAACTTTATAAAAGTTTTACTGAGTTAGTACTGATCAAAAACTAATTATTATATAACATGAGTCAGCTAAGAATTATGAATGAATAATTTTAACCTCCCTCAGAGCAGTTAGGGGTTATACTAAATCCGGGTTAAAGAATTTTTTTTTCATTCAGTCCCTCTTTAATTCAGTCATTGAGGTGTGCAAGCAAGTTTTTGCCCCAATCAATTTACTGTGGTGCAAAAAGGGTTAACACAAGAGTATTTAAGATTAGTTTAAAAATTAACTAATTGACAATAAATAATGTTGAAATGTAGCCAGCTATTTCTTTACTTGACGAAATTTCCAAAAACTATAGCAAAGGGAACAGCGGATCTGGGAACAGCGGATCTGGGAGTAGGAAGTAGCGATGCAGCGCGGCCAAAGGGGGTTTCCCCCACTCGCTATTGCATCAAGACGGCAGTAGGGAATATCGCATCAAAATTCTCTGAATTCCTACACGGATTGCTATATCTGTTGAGATCAGCTAAATGAAACAATCATGAAAATTTTTATAGGTGCGACCCAAGGGCGAGTAAATCGCCCTTGGGTCGCACCTCTAGGAATAAAAATCTGTTGCTATTGAAATCTAGGCGAGCCACTATTACAGATACAGTTATTCATTGGTTACGGATAATAGGTAATAGGTAACTGGTCGGGGTTGTACCTATTACTAATTACCTATTACCTATTACCCGTGTTGCTTTGTTTAACTGGGTTTGAGGATTTCCCTTCAAACTTTAAAGGCAAACGTTACCATCAAAACCTTAGGTAATTACAGTGGGAACCTCCCGTTCTGTAAACTTC includes:
- a CDS encoding FG-GAP repeat domain-containing protein, with protein sequence MGKIIQAEDILQENLNDPNKDQKRYIFENQTGGVDVIINGEVVKKQGVKIDISGINNIDDVINGTEDPPEGVLTFDWKKEYGLPGKYDIGIAYFDEADGESKLTFKVNGQEVGTYVYDLNLIGNNTERPTAEAKTYVPLEGDNSADTLSNEDNPNPIFKNIDLAPGDQIEISALAHSNGQFPPKEEDVRTFELGRIDEIEFTRAPSVDLFWHNPESAENQTVEFWTLTEQYTEDEQTKLMKDQHFIKDSPQKLVPDNAGLEAYGVIDLGDGNRSPLWRDNVTGAVSVWKMKGSEFEKEIIIDSLPGGPKLDWEIRGTGDVNRDGAEEIFWYNTSTGDIGVWEIDENGLQNAKNITKTNGEKMIEAPNKPWKLVAAGDMDNDGDADAIWQHKQDKTFAYWELEGTVFQKEVELKFDQGDGPWEFRGAYDTYGDGFNDFYFLSGDGETAIWMIDENPLNGNIVREDIVLMDTFEDTNFSFYV